The following are encoded in a window of Scophthalmus maximus strain ysfricsl-2021 chromosome 2, ASM2237912v1, whole genome shotgun sequence genomic DNA:
- the LOC118300502 gene encoding voltage-gated potassium channel subunit beta-2 isoform X2, with product MFASRGGSGGGKGGKYSVEDLYGISKKPKASSSSGSIVAKSGARSSKTSEPRTESEALASQILEAAHRLVERRRLELYLRECGLSLAECEAERSAMTYRNLGKSGLRVSCLGLGTWVTFGSQISDEMAENLMTIAYENGVNLFDTAEVYASGRAEITLGNIIKKKGWRRSSFVITTKIYWGGQAETERGLSRKHIIEGLRGSLSRLQLDYVDIVFANRNDVNSPMEEIVRAMTFVINQGMAMYWGTSRWSAMEIMEAYSVARQFNLIPPVCEQAEYHYFQRDKVEVQLPELYHKIGVGAMTWSPLACGLITGKYSDGVPECSRAAMKGYQWLKERVNSEEGRRQLAKIKELHLLADRLGCTAAQLAIAWCLRSEGVSSVLLGVSNTEQLLENLGALRILSQMTPQTITEIDALLGNKPHSKKESRA from the exons ATGTTCGCCAGCCGTGGTggcagtggaggagggaagggagggaaatACTCCGTGGAGGACCTCTATGGCATCAGCAAGAAGCCCAAGGCGTCGTCCTCCTCGGGGAGCATCGTGGCCAAGTCTGGGGCCCGGAGCAGCAAGACCTCGGAGCCGAGGACCGAGTCCGAGGCCCTGGCTTCACAGATCCTGGAGGCGGCTCACAGGCTGGTGGAGCGACGGCGACTGGAGCTCTACCTGAGAGAATGTGGCCTCTCGCTGGCCGAGTGCGAGGCTGAACGCTCTGCAATGACCTACAG gaACCTGGGGAAGTCAGGCCTACGCGTTTCCTGCCTCGGGTTAG GCACCTGGGTGACGTTCGGATCGCAGATCTCTGATGAG ATGGCTGAGAACCTGATGACCATAGCTTATGAGAACGGAGTGAACCTATTTGACACGGCTGAGGTGTACGCCTCTGGAAG AGCGGAAATCACTCTGGGGAACATTATCAAGAAGAAAGGATGGAG GCGTTCAAGTTTTGTCATCACAACAAAAATCTATTGGGGAGGCCA agcagagacagagagaggactcTCCAGAAAGCACATCATTGAAG GTTTAAGAGGATCCTTATCAAGACTCCAGCTGGATTATGTGGACATAGTTTTTGCCAACAGAAACGATGTCAACAGTCCAATGGAAG AGATTGTTCGAGCCATGACCTTTGTAATAAACCAGGGTATGGCCATGTACTGGGGAACCTCACGCTGGAGTGCCATGGAGATCATG GAGGCGTACTCGGTGGCACGCCAGTTCAACCTGATCCCACCAGTGTGTGAGCAGGCGGAGTATCACTATTTCCAGAGGGATAAAGTCGAGGTGCAGCTTCCTGAGCTCTACCACAAGATCG GTGTCGGGGCGATGACCTGGTCTCCGCTCGCTTGTGGATTAATCACAGGGAAGTACAGCGACGGCGTACCGGAGTGCTCCAGAGCAGCGATGAAG GGATACCAGTGGCTGAAGGAGCGAGTGAACAGCGAGGAGGGCCGCAGGCAGCTCGCAAAAATCAAGGAGCTCCATCTACTGGCGGACAGACTGGGCTGCACTGCTGCACAGTTAGCCATCG CCTGGTGTCTTCGCAGCGAGGGAGTCAGCTCAGTTCTTCTGGGAGTTTCTAATACAGAACAGCTACTTGAGAACCTGGGTGCCCTCCGG ATTTTATCCCAAATGACCCCGCAAACCATTACCGAGATTGATGCCCTGCTGGGAAATAAGCCACACTCAAAGAAAGAGTCGCGCGCTTGA
- the LOC118300502 gene encoding voltage-gated potassium channel subunit beta-3 isoform X1 has product MQVSFACTEHNLKSRSEDRLCGLRTAPPPGGSSGGGGGGGGGGGGGGSGGGGGGGGGGGGSGQGSNGNYNSQGSVKPRESSGSRQTPQGHAHMKEAIGRHTSMKYRNLGKSGLRVSCLGLGTWVTFGSQISDEMAENLMTIAYENGVNLFDTAEVYASGRAEITLGNIIKKKGWRRSSFVITTKIYWGGQAETERGLSRKHIIEGLRGSLSRLQLDYVDIVFANRNDVNSPMEEIVRAMTFVINQGMAMYWGTSRWSAMEIMEAYSVARQFNLIPPVCEQAEYHYFQRDKVEVQLPELYHKIGVGAMTWSPLACGLITGKYSDGVPECSRAAMKGYQWLKERVNSEEGRRQLAKIKELHLLADRLGCTAAQLAIAWCLRSEGVSSVLLGVSNTEQLLENLGALRILSQMTPQTITEIDALLGNKPHSKKESRA; this is encoded by the exons ATGCAGGTGTCCTTCGCCTGCACTGAGCACAACCTCAAGAGTCGCAGTGAGGACCGACTGTGTGGCCTCCGCACCGCCCCACCACCCGGAGggagcagtggaggaggaggcggcggcggcggcggtggaggaggtggcggcagcggtggaggaggaggtggtggaggaggtggaggaggcagtggACAGGGGAGCAATGGCAACTACAACTCCCAAGGCTCAGTCAAGCCCAGGGAGAGTTCTGGGTCTCGTCAGACTCCGCAGGGCCATGCCCACATGAAGGAGGCCATCGGGCGCCACACCAGCATGAAGTACAG gaACCTGGGGAAGTCAGGCCTACGCGTTTCCTGCCTCGGGTTAG GCACCTGGGTGACGTTCGGATCGCAGATCTCTGATGAG ATGGCTGAGAACCTGATGACCATAGCTTATGAGAACGGAGTGAACCTATTTGACACGGCTGAGGTGTACGCCTCTGGAAG AGCGGAAATCACTCTGGGGAACATTATCAAGAAGAAAGGATGGAG GCGTTCAAGTTTTGTCATCACAACAAAAATCTATTGGGGAGGCCA agcagagacagagagaggactcTCCAGAAAGCACATCATTGAAG GTTTAAGAGGATCCTTATCAAGACTCCAGCTGGATTATGTGGACATAGTTTTTGCCAACAGAAACGATGTCAACAGTCCAATGGAAG AGATTGTTCGAGCCATGACCTTTGTAATAAACCAGGGTATGGCCATGTACTGGGGAACCTCACGCTGGAGTGCCATGGAGATCATG GAGGCGTACTCGGTGGCACGCCAGTTCAACCTGATCCCACCAGTGTGTGAGCAGGCGGAGTATCACTATTTCCAGAGGGATAAAGTCGAGGTGCAGCTTCCTGAGCTCTACCACAAGATCG GTGTCGGGGCGATGACCTGGTCTCCGCTCGCTTGTGGATTAATCACAGGGAAGTACAGCGACGGCGTACCGGAGTGCTCCAGAGCAGCGATGAAG GGATACCAGTGGCTGAAGGAGCGAGTGAACAGCGAGGAGGGCCGCAGGCAGCTCGCAAAAATCAAGGAGCTCCATCTACTGGCGGACAGACTGGGCTGCACTGCTGCACAGTTAGCCATCG CCTGGTGTCTTCGCAGCGAGGGAGTCAGCTCAGTTCTTCTGGGAGTTTCTAATACAGAACAGCTACTTGAGAACCTGGGTGCCCTCCGG ATTTTATCCCAAATGACCCCGCAAACCATTACCGAGATTGATGCCCTGCTGGGAAATAAGCCACACTCAAAGAAAGAGTCGCGCGCTTGA
- the LOC118300502 gene encoding voltage-gated potassium channel subunit beta-3 isoform X4 encodes MAENLMTIAYENGVNLFDTAEVYASGRAEITLGNIIKKKGWRRSSFVITTKIYWGGQAETERGLSRKHIIEGLRGSLSRLQLDYVDIVFANRNDVNSPMEEIVRAMTFVINQGMAMYWGTSRWSAMEIMEAYSVARQFNLIPPVCEQAEYHYFQRDKVEVQLPELYHKIGVGAMTWSPLACGLITGKYSDGVPECSRAAMKGYQWLKERVNSEEGRRQLAKIKELHLLADRLGCTAAQLAIAWCLRSEGVSSVLLGVSNTEQLLENLGALRILSQMTPQTITEIDALLGNKPHSKKESRA; translated from the exons ATGGCTGAGAACCTGATGACCATAGCTTATGAGAACGGAGTGAACCTATTTGACACGGCTGAGGTGTACGCCTCTGGAAG AGCGGAAATCACTCTGGGGAACATTATCAAGAAGAAAGGATGGAG GCGTTCAAGTTTTGTCATCACAACAAAAATCTATTGGGGAGGCCA agcagagacagagagaggactcTCCAGAAAGCACATCATTGAAG GTTTAAGAGGATCCTTATCAAGACTCCAGCTGGATTATGTGGACATAGTTTTTGCCAACAGAAACGATGTCAACAGTCCAATGGAAG AGATTGTTCGAGCCATGACCTTTGTAATAAACCAGGGTATGGCCATGTACTGGGGAACCTCACGCTGGAGTGCCATGGAGATCATG GAGGCGTACTCGGTGGCACGCCAGTTCAACCTGATCCCACCAGTGTGTGAGCAGGCGGAGTATCACTATTTCCAGAGGGATAAAGTCGAGGTGCAGCTTCCTGAGCTCTACCACAAGATCG GTGTCGGGGCGATGACCTGGTCTCCGCTCGCTTGTGGATTAATCACAGGGAAGTACAGCGACGGCGTACCGGAGTGCTCCAGAGCAGCGATGAAG GGATACCAGTGGCTGAAGGAGCGAGTGAACAGCGAGGAGGGCCGCAGGCAGCTCGCAAAAATCAAGGAGCTCCATCTACTGGCGGACAGACTGGGCTGCACTGCTGCACAGTTAGCCATCG CCTGGTGTCTTCGCAGCGAGGGAGTCAGCTCAGTTCTTCTGGGAGTTTCTAATACAGAACAGCTACTTGAGAACCTGGGTGCCCTCCGG ATTTTATCCCAAATGACCCCGCAAACCATTACCGAGATTGATGCCCTGCTGGGAAATAAGCCACACTCAAAGAAAGAGTCGCGCGCTTGA
- the LOC118300502 gene encoding voltage-gated potassium channel subunit beta-1 isoform X5 codes for MQVSFACTEHNLKSRSEDRLLEEEAAAAAVEEVAAAVEEEVVEEVEEAVDRGTPQGHAHMKEAIGRHTSMKYRNLGKSGLRVSCLGLGTWVTFGSQISDEMAENLMTIAYENGVNLFDTAEVYASGRAEITLGNIIKKKGWRRSSFVITTKIYWGGQAETERGLSRKHIIEGLRGSLSRLQLDYVDIVFANRNDVNSPMEEIVRAMTFVINQGMAMYWGTSRWSAMEIMEAYSVARQFNLIPPVCEQAEYHYFQRDKVEVQLPELYHKIGVGAMTWSPLACGLITGKYSDGVPECSRAAMKGYQWLKERVNSEEGRRQLAKIKELHLLADRLGCTAAQLAIAWCLRSEGVSSVLLGVSNTEQLLENLGALRILSQMTPQTITEIDALLGNKPHSKKESRA; via the exons ATGCAGGTGTCCTTCGCCTGCACTGAGCACAACCTCAAGAGTCGCAGTGAGGACCGACTGT tggaggaggaggcggcggcggcggcggtggaggaggtggcggcagcggtggaggaggaggtggtggaggaggtggaggaggcagtggACAGGGGA ACTCCGCAGGGCCATGCCCACATGAAGGAGGCCATCGGGCGCCACACCAGCATGAAGTACAG gaACCTGGGGAAGTCAGGCCTACGCGTTTCCTGCCTCGGGTTAG GCACCTGGGTGACGTTCGGATCGCAGATCTCTGATGAG ATGGCTGAGAACCTGATGACCATAGCTTATGAGAACGGAGTGAACCTATTTGACACGGCTGAGGTGTACGCCTCTGGAAG AGCGGAAATCACTCTGGGGAACATTATCAAGAAGAAAGGATGGAG GCGTTCAAGTTTTGTCATCACAACAAAAATCTATTGGGGAGGCCA agcagagacagagagaggactcTCCAGAAAGCACATCATTGAAG GTTTAAGAGGATCCTTATCAAGACTCCAGCTGGATTATGTGGACATAGTTTTTGCCAACAGAAACGATGTCAACAGTCCAATGGAAG AGATTGTTCGAGCCATGACCTTTGTAATAAACCAGGGTATGGCCATGTACTGGGGAACCTCACGCTGGAGTGCCATGGAGATCATG GAGGCGTACTCGGTGGCACGCCAGTTCAACCTGATCCCACCAGTGTGTGAGCAGGCGGAGTATCACTATTTCCAGAGGGATAAAGTCGAGGTGCAGCTTCCTGAGCTCTACCACAAGATCG GTGTCGGGGCGATGACCTGGTCTCCGCTCGCTTGTGGATTAATCACAGGGAAGTACAGCGACGGCGTACCGGAGTGCTCCAGAGCAGCGATGAAG GGATACCAGTGGCTGAAGGAGCGAGTGAACAGCGAGGAGGGCCGCAGGCAGCTCGCAAAAATCAAGGAGCTCCATCTACTGGCGGACAGACTGGGCTGCACTGCTGCACAGTTAGCCATCG CCTGGTGTCTTCGCAGCGAGGGAGTCAGCTCAGTTCTTCTGGGAGTTTCTAATACAGAACAGCTACTTGAGAACCTGGGTGCCCTCCGG ATTTTATCCCAAATGACCCCGCAAACCATTACCGAGATTGATGCCCTGCTGGGAAATAAGCCACACTCAAAGAAAGAGTCGCGCGCTTGA
- the LOC118300502 gene encoding voltage-gated potassium channel subunit beta-3 isoform X3, translated as MEEPSEHEAHIIFCCRCSLRSKNAALRFPPPVPSTFSCLDNQMWHVGNLGKSGLRVSCLGLGTWVTFGSQISDEMAENLMTIAYENGVNLFDTAEVYASGRAEITLGNIIKKKGWRRSSFVITTKIYWGGQAETERGLSRKHIIEGLRGSLSRLQLDYVDIVFANRNDVNSPMEEIVRAMTFVINQGMAMYWGTSRWSAMEIMEAYSVARQFNLIPPVCEQAEYHYFQRDKVEVQLPELYHKIGVGAMTWSPLACGLITGKYSDGVPECSRAAMKGYQWLKERVNSEEGRRQLAKIKELHLLADRLGCTAAQLAIAWCLRSEGVSSVLLGVSNTEQLLENLGALRILSQMTPQTITEIDALLGNKPHSKKESRA; from the exons ATGGAGGAGCCGAGCGAGCATGAAGCTCACATCATTTTCTGCTGTAGATGCTCCTTGCGGTCAAAAAATGCAGCTCTCCGCTTCCCCCCGCCCGTCCCTTCAACATTCAGCTGTCTGGATAATCAAATGTGGCACGTCGG gaACCTGGGGAAGTCAGGCCTACGCGTTTCCTGCCTCGGGTTAG GCACCTGGGTGACGTTCGGATCGCAGATCTCTGATGAG ATGGCTGAGAACCTGATGACCATAGCTTATGAGAACGGAGTGAACCTATTTGACACGGCTGAGGTGTACGCCTCTGGAAG AGCGGAAATCACTCTGGGGAACATTATCAAGAAGAAAGGATGGAG GCGTTCAAGTTTTGTCATCACAACAAAAATCTATTGGGGAGGCCA agcagagacagagagaggactcTCCAGAAAGCACATCATTGAAG GTTTAAGAGGATCCTTATCAAGACTCCAGCTGGATTATGTGGACATAGTTTTTGCCAACAGAAACGATGTCAACAGTCCAATGGAAG AGATTGTTCGAGCCATGACCTTTGTAATAAACCAGGGTATGGCCATGTACTGGGGAACCTCACGCTGGAGTGCCATGGAGATCATG GAGGCGTACTCGGTGGCACGCCAGTTCAACCTGATCCCACCAGTGTGTGAGCAGGCGGAGTATCACTATTTCCAGAGGGATAAAGTCGAGGTGCAGCTTCCTGAGCTCTACCACAAGATCG GTGTCGGGGCGATGACCTGGTCTCCGCTCGCTTGTGGATTAATCACAGGGAAGTACAGCGACGGCGTACCGGAGTGCTCCAGAGCAGCGATGAAG GGATACCAGTGGCTGAAGGAGCGAGTGAACAGCGAGGAGGGCCGCAGGCAGCTCGCAAAAATCAAGGAGCTCCATCTACTGGCGGACAGACTGGGCTGCACTGCTGCACAGTTAGCCATCG CCTGGTGTCTTCGCAGCGAGGGAGTCAGCTCAGTTCTTCTGGGAGTTTCTAATACAGAACAGCTACTTGAGAACCTGGGTGCCCTCCGG ATTTTATCCCAAATGACCCCGCAAACCATTACCGAGATTGATGCCCTGCTGGGAAATAAGCCACACTCAAAGAAAGAGTCGCGCGCTTGA